A section of the Verrucomicrobium sp. GAS474 genome encodes:
- a CDS encoding tetratricopeptide repeat protein yields the protein MNAAPVRPSRWQTGFFLLFLALGLLLAYGNSFSGIYVFDDTASISDNPTIRRLFTSFSPPTENGTTVGGRPLLNVSFALNFALNRWLFGSGLAVAGYHLVNLLIHAAAAFLLYGLLWRTVRRTSCAPLAVPAAAGTALLWALHPVQTESVTYLVQRAESLAGTLTLLSLYGFARSVEADERHPRRWQGLSLAAAALGMASKETVAVLPVLVWLYDRAFVSPDFRFLSPLRRRPGYYLALASTWSILLLCMSLNPGRGNTAGFEIAMPWWKYGLSQFHALAHYLRLVVWPHPLVFDYGTVFVPRPPVFLAVLPWAVLIAPLLFVALLAAWRRPRIGYAGVWFFVILAPTSTILPLYDPVWEHRLYLPLAAPLLLIVLGLFHWVGVRRQRPLLARALLVVLACLAAGTTFARNFTWQNEVAFWSDSVAKIPDNRRSQNNLGTALCHAGRLQEAEAHLRRACALSPDYAEAWNNLGTVFYLEGPAHRADAEAAIREALRLNPKYIDARNNLGSLLLSVDQIGPAWTEFTKATTLAPTHPLAYLNIGYLCLKIDRPSEALVSFATVLRLNPDHPRAHTGIGIALARLHRPEEAAWHLRRALALSPGDEEARNQLEQLHLVEKNL from the coding sequence ATGAACGCCGCCCCGGTCCGCCCCAGCCGCTGGCAGACCGGTTTTTTCCTCCTCTTCCTGGCGCTCGGCCTCCTCCTCGCCTACGGCAACAGCTTCAGCGGGATCTATGTCTTCGACGACACGGCCTCGATCTCGGACAACCCGACGATCCGCCGCCTCTTCACCTCCTTCTCGCCGCCGACCGAGAACGGCACGACCGTCGGCGGGCGGCCCCTCCTCAATGTCTCCTTCGCGCTGAACTTCGCGCTGAACCGGTGGCTCTTCGGCTCGGGCCTCGCCGTGGCGGGCTATCACCTGGTCAACCTCCTCATCCACGCCGCCGCCGCCTTCCTGCTCTACGGCCTCCTCTGGCGGACCGTGCGGCGGACTTCCTGCGCCCCCCTCGCGGTCCCCGCCGCCGCCGGGACTGCGCTGCTCTGGGCGCTCCACCCCGTCCAGACCGAATCGGTCACCTACCTCGTCCAGCGGGCCGAGTCGCTCGCCGGAACCCTCACCCTCCTCTCCCTCTACGGCTTCGCCCGCAGCGTCGAGGCCGATGAACGGCATCCCCGGCGCTGGCAGGGCCTTTCCCTCGCCGCCGCCGCCCTCGGCATGGCGTCGAAGGAAACCGTCGCCGTCCTCCCCGTCCTCGTCTGGCTCTACGACCGCGCCTTCGTTTCCCCCGACTTCCGCTTCCTCTCCCCGCTCCGCCGCCGTCCCGGCTATTACCTCGCCCTCGCCTCGACGTGGTCGATCCTCCTCCTCTGCATGTCCCTCAATCCGGGCCGGGGGAACACCGCCGGGTTCGAGATCGCGATGCCGTGGTGGAAATACGGTCTCTCCCAGTTCCACGCCCTCGCCCATTACCTCCGCCTCGTCGTCTGGCCCCACCCGCTCGTCTTCGATTACGGGACCGTCTTCGTCCCCCGGCCTCCCGTCTTCCTCGCCGTCCTTCCCTGGGCCGTCCTGATCGCTCCCCTCCTTTTCGTGGCCCTCCTGGCGGCGTGGCGGCGGCCCCGGATCGGTTATGCGGGGGTCTGGTTCTTCGTGATCCTTGCCCCCACCTCGACGATCCTCCCCCTCTACGATCCCGTCTGGGAACACCGCCTCTACCTCCCCCTCGCCGCGCCCCTGCTCCTGATCGTCCTCGGCCTCTTCCATTGGGTCGGCGTGCGGAGGCAACGACCGTTGCTGGCCCGGGCCCTCCTCGTCGTCCTCGCCTGCCTCGCCGCCGGGACGACTTTCGCGCGGAACTTCACCTGGCAGAACGAGGTCGCGTTCTGGAGCGATTCGGTCGCGAAGATCCCCGACAACCGCCGCTCGCAGAACAACCTCGGCACCGCCCTCTGCCATGCTGGGCGGCTGCAGGAGGCCGAGGCCCACCTCCGCCGGGCCTGCGCCCTTTCCCCCGACTACGCCGAGGCGTGGAACAACCTCGGCACCGTCTTCTACCTCGAAGGCCCCGCCCACCGCGCCGACGCCGAGGCGGCGATCCGCGAGGCGCTGCGGCTGAACCCGAAGTACATCGACGCCCGGAACAACCTCGGCTCCCTCCTCCTCTCGGTCGACCAGATCGGCCCCGCCTGGACCGAGTTCACGAAGGCCACCACCCTCGCCCCGACCCACCCCCTGGCCTACCTCAACATCGGCTACCTCTGCCTGAAGATCGACCGCCCCTCCGAGGCGCTCGTCTCCTTCGCCACCGTCCTCCGCCTCAACCCGGACCATCCCCGCGCCCACACGGGGATCGGCATCGCCCTCGCCCGGCTCCACCGCCCGGAGGAAGCCGCCTGGCACCTCCGCCGCGCCCTCGCCCTCAGCCCGGGGGACGAGGAAGCCCGGAACCAGCTGGAGCAGCTCCATCTCGTCGAGAAGAACCTTTGA
- a CDS encoding NYN domain-containing protein, with product MSRYLLIDGHSVIHCWPDLLALHRRQPRNAREELIRRMRNLHDMGTYDVTIIFDGKQGTPEPKRPGDINVGYSRAGQTADAVIEAIVAKQKPEHRSAITVITADGGERTTVESLGAYCMSPDWLEAEMRAVSADFEEEFKRARKRWQK from the coding sequence ATGTCCCGCTACCTCCTCATCGACGGCCACAGCGTGATCCATTGCTGGCCCGATCTCCTCGCCCTCCATCGGCGGCAGCCCCGGAACGCGCGGGAGGAGTTGATCCGCCGGATGCGGAATCTCCACGACATGGGGACCTACGACGTCACGATCATCTTCGACGGCAAGCAGGGGACGCCCGAGCCGAAGCGGCCCGGCGACATCAACGTCGGTTATTCCCGCGCCGGGCAGACCGCCGATGCCGTGATCGAGGCGATCGTCGCCAAGCAAAAGCCCGAGCACCGCAGCGCCATCACCGTCATCACCGCCGACGGCGGGGAGCGGACGACGGTCGAGTCGCTCGGCGCCTATTGCATGTCGCCGGACTGGCTGGAGGCCGAGATGCGGGCGGTCTCGGCCGATTTCGAGGAGGAGTTCAAAAGGGCGCGAAAAAGGTGGCAAAAATAG
- the recG gene encoding ATP-dependent DNA helicase RecG yields MPRPVPISEIPGIPPQRVALLKKMGLNTRDDLLFHLPRRYEDRLDPISLAIAPEGEPITVAARVIRSKLNRWRGGRAVFEAILQPLHPDDRAEGLRALWFSAYYLMKSFVADMEILLYGKAKRDKNGKGWVMTHPEFEIMEHDGDESIHLNRIVPIYALTEGLPQRALRRLLYRVVKEMPVLIDDPHPFPDDLPPLREALPQSHFPDSWEAQIAARRRLVYDEFFVQQCILCRRRMSREKIFKSRAQVAAPSAKGKAVVPPLHAAFLATLPFAPTGAQARAMAEIDRDLQLPTPMNRLLQGDVGSGKTLVAVHAMLRAVERGEAAALMAPTEILAEQHYLNLKRWLDPLGISVGLHTGSKKKGDRSPLDNEPLLRSLFGNKGSITVGTHALIHDGFVADKLGLVVIDEQHKFGVMQRLALSRKASHPDILVMTATPIPRTLAMSVYGDLDASILDELPPGRGKIVTACRGEADLPKVWKFIRDETAAGRQAYVVYPLIDESDKIEAKAVQKEYERLKVELAPARVGLLHGRLKPDEKDEVMTQFRNNEIQVLVSTPVIEVGVDVPNSTIMVIENAERFGLAQLHQLRGRIGRGGNKSYCVLVGQPKSEESWRRLKVMEQTTDGFKIAEEDLRIRGPGDILGTDQSGLPPLRFGDPLRDFEMLRRAKTDAEELLRVDPELKKYPSLKAILEGDGARRQSLASVS; encoded by the coding sequence ATGCCCCGGCCCGTTCCGATCTCCGAGATTCCCGGCATCCCTCCCCAGCGCGTCGCCCTGCTGAAAAAGATGGGATTGAACACCCGGGACGATCTCCTCTTCCACCTCCCCCGCCGCTACGAGGACCGCCTCGACCCGATCTCCCTCGCCATCGCCCCCGAGGGGGAACCGATCACCGTCGCCGCCAGGGTCATCCGCAGCAAGCTGAACCGCTGGCGCGGCGGGCGGGCCGTCTTCGAGGCGATCCTCCAGCCCCTCCACCCCGACGACCGCGCCGAGGGCCTCCGCGCCCTCTGGTTCAGCGCCTACTACCTGATGAAGTCGTTCGTCGCCGACATGGAGATCCTCCTCTACGGCAAGGCGAAGCGGGACAAGAACGGCAAGGGCTGGGTGATGACCCATCCCGAGTTCGAGATCATGGAGCACGACGGCGACGAATCGATCCACCTGAACCGCATCGTCCCCATCTACGCCCTCACCGAAGGGTTGCCCCAGCGGGCCCTCCGGCGGCTCCTCTACCGCGTCGTGAAGGAAATGCCCGTCCTCATCGACGATCCCCACCCCTTCCCCGACGACCTCCCGCCCCTCCGCGAGGCCCTTCCCCAGTCCCACTTCCCCGACTCGTGGGAAGCCCAGATCGCCGCCCGCCGCCGCCTCGTCTACGACGAGTTCTTCGTCCAGCAGTGCATCCTCTGCCGCCGCCGGATGAGCCGGGAGAAGATCTTCAAGTCCCGCGCCCAGGTCGCCGCCCCCTCCGCCAAGGGCAAAGCCGTCGTCCCCCCGCTCCACGCCGCCTTCCTCGCCACCCTCCCCTTCGCCCCCACCGGGGCGCAGGCCCGGGCGATGGCCGAGATCGACCGCGACCTCCAGCTCCCGACCCCGATGAACCGCCTCCTCCAGGGCGACGTCGGCTCCGGCAAGACCCTCGTCGCCGTCCACGCCATGCTCCGCGCCGTCGAGCGGGGCGAGGCCGCCGCCCTCATGGCGCCGACCGAGATCCTGGCCGAGCAGCACTACCTCAACCTCAAGCGGTGGCTCGACCCCCTCGGCATCTCCGTCGGCCTCCATACCGGGAGCAAGAAGAAGGGCGACCGCTCCCCGCTCGACAACGAGCCCCTCCTCCGCAGCCTCTTCGGCAACAAGGGCTCGATCACCGTCGGCACCCACGCCCTGATCCACGACGGCTTCGTCGCCGACAAGCTCGGCCTCGTCGTCATCGACGAGCAGCATAAATTCGGCGTGATGCAGCGCCTGGCGCTCTCCAGAAAGGCGAGCCATCCCGACATCCTCGTCATGACGGCGACGCCCATCCCGCGCACCCTCGCGATGTCGGTCTACGGCGACCTCGACGCCTCGATCCTCGACGAGCTGCCGCCGGGCCGGGGCAAGATCGTCACCGCCTGCCGGGGCGAGGCCGACCTTCCGAAGGTCTGGAAATTCATCCGGGACGAGACCGCCGCCGGCCGCCAGGCCTACGTCGTCTACCCCCTCATCGACGAATCGGACAAGATCGAGGCGAAGGCCGTCCAGAAGGAATACGAGCGGCTGAAGGTCGAGCTCGCCCCCGCCCGCGTCGGCCTCCTCCACGGGCGATTGAAGCCCGACGAGAAGGACGAGGTGATGACGCAATTCCGCAACAACGAGATCCAGGTCCTCGTCAGCACCCCCGTCATCGAGGTCGGCGTCGACGTCCCGAACTCGACGATCATGGTGATCGAGAACGCCGAGCGCTTCGGCCTCGCCCAGCTTCACCAGCTCCGGGGCCGGATCGGGCGGGGCGGGAACAAGTCCTACTGCGTCCTCGTCGGCCAGCCGAAGAGCGAGGAGAGCTGGCGGCGGCTGAAGGTCATGGAACAGACTACCGACGGCTTCAAGATCGCCGAGGAAGACCTCCGCATCCGCGGCCCCGGGGATATCCTCGGCACCGACCAGAGCGGCCTTCCGCCCCTCCGCTTCGGCGATCCGCTGCGCGACTTCGAGATGCTCCGCCGGGCGAAGACCGACGCGGAAGAACTCCTGCGCGTCGATCCGGAGTTGAAGAAATATCCGTCCCTGAAGGCGATCCTCGAAGGAGACGGGGCGCGACGTCAATCGCTGGCCTCAGTAAGCTGA
- the rnhC gene encoding ribonuclease HIII, giving the protein MIKPPSSFTFKLTEEQIELLRVRLTEQGYDFSDLPYGYYRARKGKGVTMVGLDAYLSGKLVVSGKGAPEVIEFLIEPEITGVAKLGYDEVHNPEAYEPHIGIDESGKGDFFGPLVVAAAYTNDLTAKQLLSAGVKDSKQIGSDAVALKIGDAIVEILGPTRYSVLALGPEKYNELYAKFKNLNRFLAWGHATVLENLLTQHPGCKRAISDQFANAAVLRSALKERGKTIELVQRTKAESDVAVAAASILARAEFLRRMERLGQDAGLGGPLPKGASGHVAALGRKYFAAHGSEALARLSKRHFKTFSEITGEPPITPPNPFRKFSRPK; this is encoded by the coding sequence GTGATTAAACCTCCCTCGAGCTTCACCTTCAAGCTGACCGAAGAACAAATCGAGCTCCTCCGCGTCCGCCTCACGGAACAGGGCTACGACTTCTCCGACCTCCCCTACGGCTACTACCGCGCCCGGAAGGGGAAGGGAGTCACCATGGTCGGCCTCGACGCCTACCTCTCGGGGAAGCTCGTCGTCTCCGGCAAGGGCGCGCCCGAGGTCATCGAGTTCCTCATCGAGCCGGAGATCACCGGCGTCGCCAAGCTCGGCTACGACGAGGTCCACAACCCCGAGGCCTACGAGCCCCACATCGGCATCGACGAAAGCGGCAAGGGCGACTTCTTCGGCCCCCTCGTCGTCGCCGCCGCCTACACCAACGACCTCACCGCGAAGCAGCTCCTCTCCGCCGGGGTGAAGGACAGCAAGCAGATCGGGAGCGACGCCGTCGCCCTGAAGATCGGCGACGCCATCGTCGAGATCCTCGGGCCGACCCGCTACAGCGTCCTCGCCCTCGGGCCGGAGAAGTACAACGAGCTCTACGCGAAGTTCAAGAACCTGAACCGCTTCCTCGCCTGGGGCCATGCCACCGTCCTGGAGAACCTCCTCACCCAGCATCCGGGCTGCAAGCGGGCGATTTCCGACCAGTTCGCCAACGCCGCCGTCCTCCGCTCCGCGCTGAAGGAACGGGGGAAGACCATCGAGCTCGTCCAGCGGACGAAGGCCGAGTCCGACGTCGCCGTCGCCGCCGCCTCGATCCTGGCCCGGGCCGAGTTCCTCCGCCGCATGGAGCGCCTCGGCCAGGACGCCGGCCTCGGCGGCCCGCTCCCGAAGGGAGCCTCCGGCCACGTCGCCGCGCTGGGACGGAAATACTTCGCCGCCCACGGCAGCGAGGCCCTCGCCCGCCTCTCCAAGCGCCACTTCAAGACCTTCTCCGAGATCACCGGAGAGCCGCCGATCACCCCCCCCAATCCGTTCCGGAAGTTTTCGCGACCGAAGTAG